One window from the genome of Drosophila albomicans strain 15112-1751.03 chromosome 2L, ASM965048v2, whole genome shotgun sequence encodes:
- the LOC117563730 gene encoding double-strand break repair protein MRE11, translated as MADGNNTDKDAENVIRIMVATDNHLGYCEKDAVRGEDSFIAFEEILQMAVDEDVDMILLGGDLFHDAVPSQNAFHKCIELLRRYTFGDKPVSLEILSDQSSSFHNAVNQSVNYEDPNLNIAIPVFSIHGNHDDPSGFGRLSSLDLLSTTGLVNYFGRWTDLTKVEISPILIRKGESKLGLYGLSHIHDARLARLFKDFQVVINGPNEVDEEWFHLMVIHQNRADRGPKNYIPEEALPSFLHLVIWGHEHDCRIDPELNVLRDFYVSQPGSSVATSLSEGEAKRKHVGILEIYKTKFHLTPLPLKTVRPFVFDSVILTDWADRLNLGDGDASTKVYNFAKERVEAMIEQARQSLTGHPKQPLEPLIRLRLLYTEESHMFNTIRFSQMFVTRVANPSDVVKFERLVKRIKSDKISVDKEAMQRAMEVDNTTRVEQLVDNYFEEAKAKNPLKLIHSKALAEITYRLVDHKDNNAADNIFKYYNERAVEHLMETLPDDENIDEELSKFRHRYSADDILKALDTSGPNRNVSTSLTSSTLKIENNADLTESNTRGGARGRGARGRGRGRATASGATTTSRPSDTSSRISDKQQTLLGAVNSGRSAKVMSYVISDDDSD; from the exons ATGGCAGACGGCAACAACACTGACAAAGATGCAGAGAATGTGATACGCATAATGGTTGCGACTGACAACCATTTGGGTTACTGCGAGAAGGACGCTGTGCGTGGTGAGGATAGTTTCATTGCATTTGAGGAAATACTTCAGATGGCTGTAGATGAAGATGTGGATATGATTCTACTGGGTGGTGATTTGTTCCACGATGCAGTTCCTAGTCAAAATGCATTCCACAA ATGCATTGAATTATTGAGGCGCTATACGTTCGGAGATAAACCAGTCTCCTTGGAGATATTAAGTGATCAGTCGTCTTCATTCCATAATGCTGTCAATCAATCGGTGAATTACGAAGATCCAAATCTAAACATCGCCATACCAGTCTTCTCCATACACGGCAATCATGACGATCCAAGTGGCTTTGGACGTCTTAGCTCTTTGGATTTGTTGAGCACAACGGGACTGGTGAATTACTTTGGGCGTTGGACAGATCTTACCAAAGTGGAGATTAGTCCCATTTTAATACGGAAAGGCGAAAGCAAATTGGGACTCTACGGACTGAGTCATATACACGATGCCCGTTTGGCGCGTCTTTTTAAGGATTTTCAAGTCGTCATCAATGGGCCCAACGAGGTCGACGAAGAATGGTTTCATCTGATGGTCATTCATCAGAACCGTGCTGATCGTGGGCCTAAGAACTACATTCCCGAGGAGGCATTACCTTCGTTCTTACATTTAGTTATCTGGGGACACGAACACGATTGTCGCATCGATCCAGAGTTAAATGTGCTGCGCGATTTCTATGTATCCCAGCCTGGATCATCAGTGGCCACATCGTTATCTGAAGGCgaagccaaaagaaaacatGTTGGCATTTTAGAGATATACAAAACGAAGTTCCATCTTACACCTTTGCCACTGAAAACAGTGCGCCCATTTGTCTTTGATTCTGTTATCCTCACAGATTGGGCAGATAGACTAAATTTGGGCGATGGCGACGCATCTACGAAAGTATATAACTTCGCAAAGGAACGCGTTGAGGCAATGATTGAACAAGCCCGTCAATCCTTAACGGGTCACCCAAAGCAGCCCTTGGAACCTTTGATACGACTGCGTCTACTTTATACCGAAGAATCGCACATGTTCAACACTATACGCTTCAGTCAAATGTTTGTTACACGTGTGGCCAATCCTTCTGATGTTGTTAAGTTCGAAAGACTCGTCAAGCGTATAAAGAGCGATAAGATTAGTGTTGACAAAGAAGCGATGCAACGGGCGATG GAGGTGGATAATACAACGCGGGTCGAGCAGCTGGTGGATAATTATTTCGAGGAAGCCAAAGCAAAGAACCCACTTAAGCTGATACACTCGAAAGCATTGGCGGAAATCACCTATCGTTTGGTAGACCACAAGGATAATAACGCAGCTGACAATATTTTCAA atATTACAATGAAAGAGCTGTTGAGCATTTAATGGAAACTTTGCCAGATGATGAGAACATCGATGAAGAATTATCAAAATTTAGGCACCGCTACAGTGCCGATGATATATTGAAAGCATTGGATACATCAGGTCCTAACCGAAATGTTTCAACGTCTCTAACTAGCTCTACGCTAAAGATAGAGAATAATGCTGACCTAACAGAGTCAAACACACGTGGAGGAGCACGAGGACGAGGTGCACGTGGACGTGGACGCGGTCGTGCTACAGCAAGCGGTGCTACAACAACCAGTCGACCATCCGATACATCAAGT CGCATTTCGGATAAACAACAAACTCTACTGGGCGCCGTCAACAGTGGACGCAGTGCCAAGGTTATGTCATATGTAATATCTGATGATGATAGCGATTAA
- the LOC117563732 gene encoding lysosomal thioesterase PPT2 homolog → MWIRSFLILCLNFIGANAYKPVVILHGILSGAESMTLLVRHIEKLHPGTVVYNCDKFDGWYSLENDWWQVEQFRDYIDQIGRLHPEGIIVLGYSQGGLLARAAIQSLPNHNVKTFISLSSPQAGQYGTSFLHLIFPDLAAITAFELFYSKVGQHTSIGGYWNDPRRQSLYMKYSEFLPLINNEKITSNSTSFKMGMVRLDKLVLIGGPNDGVITPWQSSHFSYFNDSLDVVPFNKRKIFMDDSIGLKTLLEAEKLIIIVKPFVHHLSWHTNRKVINQVIMPYLD, encoded by the exons ATGTGGATTAGaagttttctaattttatgcttaaattttattgGAGCAAATGCATACAAGCCAGTGGTAATACTTCATGGAATTCTGTCTGGTGCTGAATCCATGACACTTTTAGTGCGACATATCGAAAAG CTGCATCCCGGTACAGTTGTGTACAATTGCGATAAATTCGATGGTTGGTACAGCCTGGAGAATGATTGGTGGCAAGTTGAGCAGTTTAGAGACTATATAG ATCAAATTGGAAGACTGCATCCTGAGGGTATAATTGTGTTAG GATATTCGCAAGGCGGACTCTTAGCAAGGGCGGCGATCCAAAGTCTACCGAATCACAATGTGAAAACGTTCATTTCGTTATCATCACCACAGGCAGGCCAATACGGAA CAAGTTTCTTGCATCTCATATTTCCGGATCTAGCAGCGATAACTGCCTTTGAACTATTTTATTCTAAGGTCGGACAACATACATCTATTGGTGGATATTGGAATGACCCACGTAGGCAGTCGCTATACATGAAGTATAGCGAATTCTTGCCGTTAATTAACAATGAAAAGATTACCTCAAATTCAACGTCATTCAAAATGGGAATGGTGCGCCTGGATAAGCTTGTCCTGATTGGTGGTCCTAATGATGGTGTAATAACTCCTTGGCAATCGAG TCATTTTAGTTACTTCAATGACTCATTGGACGTGGTTCCTTTTAATAAgcgaaaaatatttatggatGATTCGATCGGTCTGAAAACCTTGCTGGAAgctgaaaaattaataattattgtaaagcCATTTGTACATCATCTTTCGTGGCATACAAACCGAAAAGTAATCAATCAAGTTATAATGCCTTACTTGGATTAA